From one Rosa rugosa chromosome 4, drRosRugo1.1, whole genome shotgun sequence genomic stretch:
- the LOC133744369 gene encoding uncharacterized protein LOC133744369 produces MDTSYVVKFIYSGEAATVPLLHNWSFVDLCNSIRSRFPDLIQGNFMLSESVVSNTVCEDSSTMLEENDYLGCYRAEAPKSYMTKGWESYIHSEGQKFEGGVVEFRDKLRKYAIEIGFSYEFVRNDKVRVIAQCSKKHSQGCNWLVKAYLCRANGFFMIKRLVNVHTCHGVIRLQKSKMMGSKVVKSIVLDKIRANPNKKPIDIADEIKSDYGLDVAYRTVWYGTELAKTALHGDEAESYAQLLWFSESVMKSNPDSRIVVEFHRETHRFQRMFVSYGAWMKGFQSCRPILFIDATFITNKYKGQIIAASAKDANQGLYPVAYAIVDSENESNWRFFLEVLAEEFAKHPMRRVTFISDRHVGLVSAFPRVFPNNPHGFCFRHLMSNLSDKFPAGSYLKDRIPYLFMCCAYSRTPEMYEFNMEILRSEGGDIVAEFLEDLPKENWCMAYFNGERFGEMTNNLAESFNNWVLPLKSFPILDINDGIRVKSMASIAARKQDAHEWLSELCPVIEKKLKDNLEVGRHWRVSRSDTYVYEVHCQKYNSMVNLETRFCSCGEWQLYGFPCSHALVVIQQHGSSPYLYVNELYKVDKYRETYSFPINPLPSISKQVHDFGRDAVILQPPLTRRPPGRPRKKSYLVGDLFYDL; encoded by the exons atggatactagctatgttgtcaagtttatttattctggtgaagcagcgacagttccattgttgcataattggtcgtttgttgacctatgcaattccatacgctctcgttttccggatttgattcaaggcaatttcatgttgag tgaaagtgtggtgagtaacacagtgtgtgaggattctagtaccatgcttgaggagaatgattatttggggtgttatagggcagaggcaccgaagagttatatgacgaaaggttgggagagttatattcattctgaaggccaaaagtttgagggtggggttgttgagtttagggataagctgcgtaagtatgctatagaaattggcttttcatatgagtttgttagaaATGACAAGGTTCGTGTTATTGCTCAGTGTTCTAAGAAACATTCTCAAGGCTGCAATTGGCTAGTGAAGGCTTATTTATGTAGGGCTAATGGTTTCTTTATGATTAAAAGGTTGGTTAATGTTCACACTTGTCATGGTGTGATTCGTTTGCAGAAGAGTAAGATgatgggatccaaggttgtcaagtctattgtgcttgataagattcgtgccaatccaaacaaaaagccaattgatatagctgatgagatcaagagtgattatggtttggatgttgcttatcgtacagtttggtatggtacggagttggcaaaaacagccctacatggtgatgaagctgagtcttatgctcagctactttggttcagtgagtctgttatgaagtcaaaccccgactctaggatagtggttgagtttcatcgagaaacacacaggtttcagcgtatgtttgtgagctatggtgcatggatgaagggttttcaatcttgtagacctattcttttcattgatgctacattcatcaccaacaagtacaaggggcagattattgctgcatcggcaaaggatgccaatcaag gcttgtatccagttgcttatgctattgtggattctgaaaatgagagtaattggagattttttcttgaggttttggctgaagagtttgcaaaacaccctatgaggagggtgacattcatttctgatcgtcatgttgggcttgttagtgctttccctagagtgtttcctaataacccacatgggttttgttttagacaCCTGATGTCTAACCTTTCTGACAAATTTCCAGCTGGATCTTACCTCAAGGATCGGATTCCTTACTTGTTTATGTGTTGTGCTTATTCTCGCACACCGGAGATGTATGAGTTCAACATGGAAATCTTGAGGAGTGAAGGCGGGGACATAGTTGCTGAATTTCTAGAGGATCTTCCCAAGGAGAACTGGTGTATGGCTTACTTTAATGGTGAAAGAtttggtgaaatgacaaataacttggctgagtctttcaataattgggtGTTGCCTTTGAAGAGTTTTCCTATTCTTGATATTAATGATGGCATTAGAGTGAAGTCCATGGCTTCAATTGCTGCTCGGAAGCAGGATGCTCATGAATGGTTGTCTGAGTTGTGCCCAGTGATTGAAAAGAAGCTGAAGGACAATTTGGAAGTCGGAAGGCATTGGAGAGTGAGCAGGTCTGATACCTATGTGTATGAAGTTCACTGCCAGAAGTACAATAGCATGGTAAATTTGGAAACTCGGTTTTGTTCGTGTGGAGAATGGCAGCTGTATGGCTTCCCATGTTCCCATGCACTTGTAGTGATCCAACAACATGGTTCTTCCCCGTATTTGTATGTCAATGAGCTGTACAAGGTGGATAAATATCGAGAAACTTATTCTTTCCCAATTAATCCTCTTCCCTCTATTTCGAAGCAAGTGCATGATTTTGGTAGAGATGCTGTGATCTTGCAGCCGCCTTTGACTAGAAGACCACCGGGAAGGCctagaaagaagag ttaTCTTGTCGGTGACTTGTTCTATGACTTGTAG
- the LOC133741794 gene encoding uncharacterized protein LOC133741794, producing the protein MTRAEFIKPILEEISGQDSESIGLYCYVVRTKRKERVQKTHHIFWWDEVKEQRQRAKMTRITAQEKKKGQTAEQKPQEEVIHDLTINVDDEEQTEKNEIEVIDWQKRQLYNLLDSPTKSKLEKYWNKAEQSVLFWEGKEPGSEITRADVKMFISDQSIANNWIDCYGEMLKDELQNESSQSLGRSAFMHSMCWYSTIHLTVRNLHQYLCEPLFQNMGKCSMLFFPITHNEEFHHTLLVFDKDIPQWLHFDSMKPRRAGTGECFKSIKKLVEMVELWMRAVKDQADDMLQQGCRMKFDKSQSTHTKLKMVESILSDDEIRTISWIKENYDGGRIPLNHARICPQQDQGSLDCGPFVMYYMDRMAKEEKLPNKVTKAQMMKFKAQIFKKFAEHKQSWNSAN; encoded by the exons ATGACAAGAGCTGAGTTCATCAAGCCAATTTTAGAGGAGATATCAGGGCAGGACTCAGAATCTATTGGCCTCTATTGTTATGTGGTTAGGacgaagagaaaggagagagtacAAAAAACACATCATATTTTCTGGTGGGACGAGGTGAAAGAGCAAAGGCAGAGGGCGAAAATGACCAGAATCACAgcacaggaaaagaaaaaaggacagaCAGCTGAACAGAAGCCACAGGAGGAAGTGATACATGATTTGACGATTAATGTGGATGACGaggaacaaacagaaaaaaacgaaattgaagTGATAGATTGGCAAAAACGACAACTGTACAACCTACTTGACAGCCCAACTAAAAGCAAACTAGAGAAGTACTGGAACAAGGCAGAACAAAG CGTATTATTCTGGGAGGGAAAAGAGCCTGGAAGCGAAATCACAAGGGCAGATGTCAAAATGTTCATAAGCGATCAATCAATAGCAAACAACTGGATTGATTGCTATGGGGAAATGTTGAAGGATGAACTGCAAAACGAAAGTTCACAAAGTTTGGGAAGATCTGCTTTTATGCATAGCATGTGTTGG tattcgacaatacatttaactgtgagaaacctccatcaatacttgtgtgagccgctgttccaaaacatgggaaaatgcagcatgcttttcttcccaattacccataatgaagaatttcaccacacgctcttggtctttgacaaggacataccacaatggctgcattttgattcaatgaaaccaagaagagcaggaacaggggagtgctttaaaagtataaaaaaattg GTTGAAATGGTCGAGCTGTGGATGAGAGCAGTGAAAGATCAAGCAGATGATATGCTGCAGCAAGGCTGCCGAATGAAATTTGACAAGAGTCAAAGcactcacacaaaattaaagatGGTTGAAAGTATTTTGAGCGATGACGAAATAAGAACAATAAGCTGGATAAAGGAAAATTATGATGGTGGAAGGATCCCTTTGAACCATGCCAGAATCTGCCCCCAACAAGACCAAGGATC attagattgcggaccttttgtaatgtattacatggacagaatggcaaaagaggagaagctgccaaacaaagtcaccaaagctcagatgatgaagttcaaagctcaaatattcaaaaaatttgcagaacataagcagagctggaactcagcaaattaa
- the LOC133744370 gene encoding uncharacterized protein LOC133744370, with the protein MRKWDIQKLIQNWTSFNSLKKLEKIFENLKEDREESESEEEENRSDEAKTVPEGEEKGTDDQNCENKEDNLQVEVAEQETTSEKNKWEKELQKKEEEIRYITVEKDNLKTKLNEKEQELRKITEDMMNLEERNATLVTDNFCLASSIVKSPVAARGLPLCTLSPEKEQKTPEENKKGELTMRLTEQHSGETVSSMGLYSYVVRLKNRRRIQKKDNIYWWGDVKAKRKKKAKEIEERLKEAEKKEKEEKEKEMKASLPDAERKRLEQMVAQQKLDDVPEDVREAIRQMDAAENAQINKEQEEKQLPPEVVDWEESKVYNFMDQDTKRRVQKYWQNAPSGVYFWDGRQYGAQVSRQDLKDMIMDEPIASNCIECYGILLTDQLLEKESQGLDVPTFMNPLCWNSAENLTVYYVHLYLCEPLFQNLARSNYILFPISHESGFHHTLLIFDKELKNWSHCDSKRPKKSSTRKSFKNVQKMVDMVELWMTAVKEQADDMLEQGCRMKFDEKNSSEEELKMMEVPLTETERESIKWIKNNYKTKMAVTELKDNPQQGEDSLDCGLFVMYTMEKISKKGRVPKKLTKDDILKFRAHVVKSFAESRHSWNSTHEES; encoded by the exons ATGAGAAAATGGGACATCCAGAAGTTGATACAGAATTGGACAAGTTTTAACAGCTTGAAAAAACTAGAG aaaatctttgaaaacctgaaggaggatagagaggaatcagaatccgaggaagaggagaatagatcagatgaagcaaagacagttccggaaggagaggaaaaaggaactgatgatcagaattgtgaaaacaaagaagataacctacaagttgaggtggctgaacaggaaacaacttcagaaaaaaacaagtgggagaaagagcttcagaaaaaggaggaggagataagaTATATCACTGTGGAGAAAGATAATTTGAAGACAAAACTGAACGAAAAGGAACAGGAACTAAGGAAAATCACGGAGGACATGATGAATCTGGAGGAACGAAATGCTACACTTGTGACCGACAATTTCTGCCTTGCATCATcg ATAGTGAAAAGTCCTGTAGCTGCGCGTGGCCTTCCACTTTGTACGTTGAGCCCAGAGAAAGAGCAGAAGACACCAGAGGAGAACAAAAAAGGAGAGTTAACAATGCGCCTTACAGAGCAACATTCTGGTGAAACTGTATCATCAATGGGTCTCTACTCTTACGTTGTGAGATTAAAGAATAGGAGAAGAATACAGAAAAAGGACAACATTTACTGGTGGGGGGATGTGAAAGCAAAAcgaaagaagaaagcaaaggagattgaagagagattgaaagaggctgaaaagaaagaaaaagaagaaaaagaaaaggagatgaAGGCCTCACTGCCAGATGCTGAACGTAAAAGGCTAGAACAGATGGTAGCACAACAGAAGTTGGACGATGTACCAGAGGATGTTCGGGAAGCAATAAGACAGATGGACGCTGCAGAAAATGCACAAATCAATAAAGAGCAAGAAGAGAAGCAGCTACCTCCTGAGGTCGTAGACTGGGAGGAGAGCAAAGTATACAATTTTATGGACCAGGACACCAAGAGGAGAGTCCAGAAATACTggcaaaatgcaccatcagg AGTATACTTCTGGGATGGAAGACAGTATGGAGCACAAGTTTCAAGACAGGATTTAAAAGACATGATCATGGACGAACCGATAGCAAGCAATTGCATCGAATGTTATGGAATTCTCTTGACTGATCAGCTGTTGGAGAAAGAATCACAAGGCTTGGATGTCCCAACTTTTATGAATCCCTTGTGCTGG aattctgcagaaaatttgacGGTGTATTATGTACATCTGTACCTATGCGAACCACTGTTCCAGAATCTGGCAAGATCCAACTATATATTGTTCCCAATCTCACATGAATCAGGATTTCATCATACACTGCTCATTTTTGACAAGGAATTAAAGAACTGGTCCCACTGTGATTCAAAAAGACCGAAAAAATCATCAACtagaaaatcctttaaaaatgtACAAAAAATG GTTGACATGGTAGAACTTTGGATGACAGCAGTAAAAGAACAAGCCGATGACATGCTGGAACAGGGATGCagaatgaaatttgatgaaaagaacagttcagaagaagaactgaaaatgATGGAAGTTCCATTGACTGAAACCGAGAGAGAAAGCATAAAGTGGATCAAGAATAACTATAAAACAAAAATGGCAGTGACAGAACTCAAAGACAACCCTCAGCAAGGAGAAGATTC ATTGGATTGCGGACTTTTTGTAATGTACACAATGGAGAAAATTTCGAAAAAAGGGAGAGTTCCAAAGAAGCTCACAAAGGATGATATTTTGAAGTTTAGAGCTCATGTTGTAAAGTCATTTGCAGAAAGTAGGCACAGCTGGAACTCAACACATGAAGAATCGTAG